In Vreelandella piezotolerans, one genomic interval encodes:
- the flgL gene encoding flagellar hook-associated protein FlgL yields the protein MRVSTVTMYEQSTASINRQQNDFLKIGQQIASGRRVVNPSDDPQAASRAVGVDQSKAITQQYEDARVSARNSLAQTESILNSISDAVTSAKTLLIQASSDTLSDVDRESIASELKGVYETMIGQANATDGNGRYIFGGYKDNAPPFVKSATGSIEYNGDVNARSQRVDSSRLMPVTENGATIFQGVPSGAGYIANADVANQGSVTFSGPQVTSVNDPNYGESFRVLFDDDGAGNPTYTVEQFDGAAWQPVAGLEDQAYDPAGEQISFGGVSLTLKGAPQVGDEISVARPGSDQLPADLFRTMEAAIRVLETPAENDTQKAALRNTLNTSMRELDNSLDNVLTVRASAGARLNELDVIDAVGNNRMLNYEQTLSDLVDLDYADAISEYSLRQVGLQAAQKAFVDIKGMSLFDFM from the coding sequence ATGCGTGTCAGTACGGTCACTATGTATGAGCAGAGTACGGCTTCCATTAACCGTCAGCAAAATGACTTTCTAAAGATTGGTCAGCAAATTGCCAGCGGCCGCCGGGTCGTCAACCCGTCCGATGATCCGCAAGCGGCATCACGTGCGGTAGGGGTGGACCAGTCGAAAGCCATCACACAGCAGTATGAAGATGCTCGGGTATCGGCACGTAATTCACTGGCACAGACAGAAAGTATTCTGAATAGTATTAGTGATGCGGTGACCAGTGCCAAAACACTATTGATCCAAGCATCCAGTGATACCTTGAGTGATGTCGATCGGGAGTCCATCGCCAGTGAGTTGAAAGGCGTTTACGAGACGATGATTGGGCAGGCGAATGCCACCGATGGTAACGGCCGCTATATTTTTGGTGGTTATAAAGATAACGCGCCGCCTTTCGTTAAATCTGCGACAGGCAGTATTGAATACAATGGTGATGTTAACGCGCGTTCTCAGCGTGTCGACTCGTCTCGCCTCATGCCTGTCACAGAAAATGGAGCAACGATTTTCCAAGGTGTGCCTAGCGGAGCAGGCTACATCGCAAACGCTGACGTAGCCAATCAGGGAAGCGTGACGTTTAGTGGACCTCAAGTGACCAGCGTCAACGACCCGAATTATGGTGAAAGCTTTCGCGTCCTTTTCGACGATGATGGGGCTGGTAACCCAACTTATACCGTTGAGCAGTTCGATGGTGCTGCTTGGCAGCCAGTAGCGGGCCTTGAAGACCAAGCTTATGACCCTGCCGGCGAGCAAATAAGTTTTGGTGGCGTCAGTTTGACCTTGAAAGGAGCTCCTCAGGTCGGTGATGAGATCTCAGTAGCGCGGCCTGGCAGCGACCAGCTTCCCGCTGACCTGTTCCGCACCATGGAAGCAGCGATTCGTGTGCTAGAGACCCCAGCAGAGAACGATACGCAAAAGGCTGCCCTTCGCAATACGCTGAATACGTCCATGCGTGAATTAGATAATTCACTAGACAATGTGTTGACGGTACGCGCTTCTGCTGGCGCAAGGCTCAATGAGCTGGATGTCATCGACGCGGTAGGCAATAACCGTATGCTCAACTATGAGCAGACGCTATCGGATCTGGTCGATCTCGACTATGCCGATGCGATTTCGGAGTATAGCCTGCGTCAAGTAGGCCTGCAGGCGGCTCAAAAAGCGTTCGTGGATATCAAAGGCATGTCGTTGTTCGACTTCATGTAG
- the fliR gene encoding flagellar biosynthetic protein FliR, with product MVDVTFAQLQGWLVAFFWPFVRITAFMTATPLWGHSSIPTPAKVSLAAVIAVVITPVLPPMPDVPLMSWAGLGIIVEQMLIGIAIGLVMHIVFAVVQAAGEFIGLQMGLAFASFFDMSSGTNIMVLSRILYMVTLLMFLAFNGHLMVLEALVMSFQTLPIGIGTLNPNAFELLARYAGTIFASGMLLALPLVASLLIISLSLGILNRSAPQLTVFNIGFPTSLTVGIVLLMVLMSDIGRFLQQLFSQGVNFTQSLIETMAPLN from the coding sequence ATGGTCGACGTCACCTTTGCGCAGCTACAGGGGTGGCTAGTCGCTTTCTTTTGGCCTTTCGTACGCATTACGGCGTTTATGACGGCGACGCCTCTCTGGGGCCACTCTAGCATCCCAACGCCAGCGAAAGTGTCTCTGGCAGCGGTCATTGCCGTCGTCATTACTCCTGTTTTGCCTCCCATGCCAGACGTCCCGCTCATGTCTTGGGCGGGGCTTGGCATCATCGTCGAACAAATGCTGATCGGTATCGCGATTGGACTCGTGATGCATATCGTCTTCGCGGTCGTTCAGGCCGCCGGTGAGTTCATCGGCTTACAGATGGGCTTGGCCTTTGCGAGCTTTTTCGACATGTCGAGCGGCACGAACATCATGGTGCTCTCACGCATTCTCTACATGGTCACGCTACTGATGTTTCTCGCGTTTAACGGCCATTTGATGGTGTTGGAGGCGTTGGTGATGAGCTTTCAAACGCTGCCTATCGGGATCGGTACCTTGAACCCGAATGCCTTCGAATTACTGGCGCGGTATGCAGGAACGATTTTTGCCTCAGGCATGCTGCTGGCTCTTCCTCTGGTGGCATCGCTGCTGATCATTAGCCTATCGCTAGGCATCCTCAACCGCTCAGCGCCACAGCTGACCGTCTTCAATATCGGCTTTCCCACGTCGTTGACCGTTGGCATTGTGCTGCTCATGGTGTTGATGAGCGATATCGGCCGCTTTCTCCAACAGCTGTTTAGCCAAGGGGTCAATTTTACCCAGAGCCTCATCGAGACCATGGCCCCCTTGAACTAA
- the fliQ gene encoding flagellar biosynthesis protein FliQ: MTPEMVMSVAYQGMRVTLFLAGPMLLAALFTGLIISLFQAATQINEMTLTFIPKILAVFAVLVLAGPWLIGLITDFTTRLFTNIPAMVM; this comes from the coding sequence ATGACACCTGAAATGGTGATGAGCGTTGCTTATCAAGGCATGCGCGTAACGCTTTTTCTGGCGGGACCCATGCTGTTGGCGGCCCTCTTTACAGGTCTGATTATCAGCCTGTTTCAGGCGGCCACTCAGATCAATGAAATGACGCTTACCTTCATTCCAAAGATTCTGGCCGTTTTTGCCGTTCTAGTACTAGCAGGCCCTTGGCTCATCGGTTTGATTACCGACTTTACAACGCGCCTATTCACCAATATTCCCGCCATGGTGATGTAA
- the fliP gene encoding flagellar type III secretion system pore protein FliP (The bacterial flagellar biogenesis protein FliP forms a type III secretion system (T3SS)-type pore required for flagellar assembly.) — protein MTHVSPVAWPFLRRWWLLALFLVGSLIALPAAAQQLPGLVSQPMEDGGQQWSLSLQTLLFLSSLAFLPAMLLMMTSFTRIIIVLSLLRTAMGTQATPPNQVLLGIALFLTFFIMSPVLSQVYDTAWVPLTDEVINFEEFLLRAQLPFREFMLAQTREPDLALFVRLADVGPLQGPEELPMRVLLPAFVTSELKTAFQIGFTIFIPFLIIDLVVASTLMALGMMMVPPVTISLPFKLMLFVLVDGWQLIIGSLAESFYMI, from the coding sequence ATGACTCACGTTTCGCCCGTTGCTTGGCCCTTTCTACGTCGCTGGTGGCTGTTGGCGCTGTTTCTGGTTGGCAGCCTGATAGCCTTACCCGCCGCCGCTCAGCAGCTACCCGGCCTTGTATCACAGCCAATGGAAGATGGCGGCCAGCAGTGGTCGCTCTCGCTACAAACGCTGCTATTTTTAAGCTCGCTGGCCTTTTTACCTGCGATGCTGTTGATGATGACCAGCTTCACACGCATCATCATCGTATTGAGCTTGCTGCGCACCGCCATGGGAACGCAGGCGACGCCGCCCAATCAGGTACTACTGGGCATTGCGCTGTTTCTGACGTTTTTCATTATGTCGCCCGTCTTGAGTCAGGTCTACGATACCGCCTGGGTGCCTTTGACGGACGAAGTGATCAATTTCGAAGAGTTCTTACTGCGTGCTCAACTCCCCTTTCGTGAGTTCATGTTGGCACAGACGCGGGAACCCGACCTCGCTCTCTTCGTTCGTCTGGCCGATGTCGGTCCGCTGCAAGGCCCCGAGGAGCTCCCCATGCGGGTGCTGCTTCCCGCTTTTGTCACCAGCGAACTCAAGACAGCCTTTCAAATCGGCTTCACCATCTTCATTCCATTCTTGATCATTGATTTAGTGGTGGCGAGCACCTTGATGGCACTAGGGATGATGATGGTGCCTCCTGTGACCATCTCACTGCCTTTCAAGCTCATGCTCTTCGTACTAGTCGATGGCTGGCAGCTCATCATTGGCTCGCTGGCTGAAAGTTTTTATATGATTTAA
- the fliO gene encoding flagellar biosynthetic protein FliO, translating to MSVATSSAQPSVDALSGGDALVGMAALGKTAAALALVIAIILVCTSLLKRWQQHRFDQGARLRIVGTTAVGNRERVVVVEVEDTWLVLGVSSGRISKLHERPAPLDRPPTPESPPSRFSQRLANALAKNRGKSASPSSDSQHSS from the coding sequence ATGAGCGTGGCGACTTCCAGCGCTCAGCCCTCGGTCGATGCGCTAAGCGGCGGTGACGCCCTGGTGGGCATGGCCGCGTTGGGTAAAACGGCCGCGGCGCTCGCACTCGTCATAGCGATCATTTTGGTCTGTACGTCGCTGCTCAAGCGCTGGCAACAACACCGGTTCGACCAGGGGGCGCGGCTTCGGATCGTCGGAACCACTGCCGTTGGCAATCGTGAGCGCGTGGTGGTCGTCGAAGTGGAAGATACGTGGCTAGTGTTGGGGGTCAGTAGTGGCCGTATCAGCAAACTGCATGAGCGGCCCGCTCCACTAGACCGCCCCCCGACGCCTGAATCGCCGCCCTCTCGTTTCTCGCAGCGCCTAGCCAATGCGCTGGCCAAGAATCGTGGTAAAAGCGCCTCACCCTCTTCAGACTCTCAGCACTCATCATGA
- the fliN gene encoding flagellar motor switch protein FliN: protein MTDPNKPDQKVSDDDWAEAMSEQEEPSSDADAASEDEDPWAAAMAEQEAAEQSHAEDEPAPEAPQAKSASEEVFRPLSGEQGNAPSRDLEMIMDIPVKLTVELGRTKLTIKQLLELAQGSVIELEGLAGEPMDILINGYLIAQGEVVVIEDKYGIRITEIITPSERIHKLNR, encoded by the coding sequence ATGACTGATCCTAATAAACCCGATCAAAAAGTCTCTGATGACGATTGGGCGGAAGCCATGTCTGAGCAAGAAGAGCCGTCGTCTGACGCGGATGCCGCCAGCGAAGACGAGGACCCCTGGGCAGCTGCCATGGCTGAGCAGGAAGCAGCCGAGCAGTCTCATGCAGAGGATGAGCCCGCCCCAGAGGCGCCTCAAGCCAAGTCTGCAAGCGAAGAGGTGTTTCGCCCACTGAGCGGTGAGCAAGGAAATGCCCCCTCCCGTGATCTAGAGATGATCATGGACATTCCGGTCAAGCTGACCGTAGAACTCGGCCGCACGAAGCTCACGATCAAACAGCTCCTGGAGCTGGCGCAAGGCTCCGTTATCGAGCTAGAGGGCCTTGCTGGGGAGCCTATGGATATCCTGATCAACGGCTATTTGATTGCCCAGGGCGAAGTGGTCGTCATCGAAGATAAGTACGGTATCCGTATTACGGAAATTATCACGCCGTCCGAACGGATTCATAAACTCAACCGATGA
- the fliM gene encoding flagellar motor switch protein FliM, translated as MSQDDLLSQEEIDALLKGVSGDDEPSVASSQTQDESRIRPYDPSTQHRVIRERLHALDFINERFARYFRNGLFNLIRRSSDITVESVSYQSFSNFSRNVPVPTNLNIVSMKPLRGSGLVVFPPNLVFMVVDNLFGGDGRFVTKSDGREFTNTEQRIIQRLLNLAIDAYQEAWKVVYPIDVHFLRSEVQSKFANITNSPNEIVVNTKFNIEVGNLSSSFQICMPYAMIEPLRDLLVNPINDSNHDSDGSWSRRMASELRQSEVELVAEFAQIPSRIAQVMGLKKGDVLPVDIPNTITARVDGVPVMECEYGSQRQQRALRVLRMIDHAAMNNVSSKDFIKGSTRQKAKESKA; from the coding sequence ATGTCGCAGGACGATCTACTGTCCCAGGAAGAGATCGATGCCTTACTCAAAGGCGTCAGCGGAGATGACGAGCCCTCGGTAGCGTCTTCTCAAACGCAGGATGAGTCGCGTATACGTCCTTATGACCCGTCGACACAGCACCGGGTCATTCGTGAACGTCTTCACGCGCTCGATTTTATCAACGAGCGTTTTGCGCGTTATTTCCGCAACGGCTTGTTCAACCTGATTCGGCGCAGCTCAGACATCACGGTAGAGTCTGTTAGCTATCAGAGCTTCAGCAACTTTTCACGCAACGTACCGGTACCCACCAACCTCAATATCGTATCGATGAAACCGCTGCGAGGCTCTGGACTGGTGGTTTTCCCACCGAATTTGGTTTTCATGGTGGTGGACAACCTATTTGGGGGCGACGGACGTTTCGTCACCAAGTCGGATGGGCGTGAGTTCACCAACACCGAGCAGCGCATCATTCAGCGATTATTGAATCTGGCGATCGATGCGTATCAAGAAGCCTGGAAAGTGGTATACCCCATCGATGTCCACTTTTTACGCTCAGAAGTGCAGTCGAAGTTTGCCAACATCACTAACTCTCCCAACGAGATCGTGGTGAATACCAAATTCAACATCGAAGTTGGCAACCTCTCGAGCAGTTTTCAAATCTGTATGCCCTACGCCATGATCGAGCCGCTGCGTGACCTGTTGGTGAACCCGATCAACGATAGTAATCATGACAGTGACGGCTCCTGGTCACGTCGTATGGCAAGCGAACTCCGCCAATCGGAAGTAGAGCTGGTGGCCGAGTTTGCACAAATTCCCAGCCGTATTGCGCAGGTCATGGGACTGAAAAAAGGGGATGTCTTGCCGGTGGATATCCCTAACACGATTACCGCACGTGTCGATGGGGTTCCCGTCATGGAGTGCGAGTACGGTAGCCAGCGCCAGCAACGCGCGTTACGGGTACTGCGCATGATCGACCATGCTGCTATGAATAACGTATCGTCCAAGGACTTTATTAAAGGTTCAACGCGACAGAAAGCCAAGGAATCCAAAGCATGA
- the fliL gene encoding flagellar basal body-associated protein FliL gives MAESSGGSKKLLWVMIILVLLSSAGAAAAIYLVLDQRDGSTDGETQQQTVAHTPPVFTQIEPFTVNLADDRFGSRLLYAGITLRVGNEQSKALIEEHMPQVRSRLLILLSGKQANQLTSTEGKETLAQEIINRLSVPLTENQPPLDLREVLFTEFIVQ, from the coding sequence ATGGCAGAATCAAGCGGCGGATCAAAAAAACTGCTTTGGGTAATGATCATTCTTGTCTTGCTCTCGTCAGCAGGTGCAGCGGCGGCGATCTACCTCGTGCTCGACCAGCGTGACGGCAGCACCGATGGAGAAACCCAACAGCAAACGGTCGCACACACGCCTCCGGTGTTTACGCAGATCGAACCCTTTACCGTCAATCTTGCGGATGACCGCTTTGGATCGCGCCTACTTTACGCGGGTATTACCCTGCGTGTGGGTAACGAACAAAGTAAAGCACTCATCGAAGAGCACATGCCGCAAGTTCGCAGCCGTCTGCTCATTCTGCTCTCAGGCAAGCAAGCCAACCAGCTGACCTCGACAGAAGGCAAAGAGACGCTCGCCCAAGAAATCATTAACCGCTTGAGCGTTCCACTGACGGAAAACCAGCCCCCGCTAGACCTTCGGGAAGTGCTGTTTACCGAATTCATTGTGCAATAA
- a CDS encoding flagellar hook-length control protein FliK, with product MNIQLLLSASPSQGNGMSASQATGAQSLSSNGLFRQAMLQANEGQPRLPQELATGATSASQASAALKEFASLLESLGIELDQEELATLLAQLHNAEQPSADQLAALPGMLSSTGETSPSSLDEISSRLALVAAFSDATTQSRDVTAETVSIADIAEQLAISQQDAAALVAAYQQLAAGTGSAGDSTLESRNQHIVSLLAANSTAHASSSSQPATYSTLTASAAQMNASQLRVSSEAMTSALAVSNGANDTAARLGSASELALNVPNVHGTPAPAAVPSGTSLPSSIGTPVSHPAWPSQLGQQLVQFAQRGGEQHIQMKLHPAELGPLSISLKMTEHGAQAHFLSAHAQVRQVLEQAIPQLRDALAEQGISLGETSVGEQNASNEQAFAQQGNGGGGLIDGNDVESNGPTATLDSTPVTLDGRVDLYA from the coding sequence ATGAATATTCAACTGTTACTTTCTGCGAGTCCTAGCCAAGGCAATGGCATGTCGGCTTCACAGGCAACCGGGGCTCAAAGCCTCTCCAGCAACGGTCTTTTCCGCCAAGCCATGCTTCAGGCGAATGAAGGACAGCCACGCCTGCCGCAAGAACTCGCTACCGGTGCGACATCCGCCTCACAGGCATCGGCTGCTCTGAAGGAGTTCGCCTCGCTATTGGAGTCACTAGGCATTGAGCTCGACCAAGAAGAGCTCGCGACGCTGCTCGCGCAGCTACACAACGCAGAGCAACCCAGCGCCGACCAGCTAGCCGCTCTGCCCGGCATGCTCAGCAGCACCGGAGAGACCTCACCATCATCGCTTGACGAAATTTCCAGTCGTCTTGCGCTGGTCGCAGCCTTCAGTGATGCAACGACTCAATCCCGCGACGTCACGGCTGAGACCGTGTCGATTGCTGATATTGCCGAACAGTTAGCGATAAGCCAACAAGATGCTGCCGCGTTAGTCGCTGCTTATCAGCAACTCGCTGCCGGCACAGGCTCGGCCGGTGACTCTACACTTGAGTCCCGCAACCAGCACATCGTCTCACTGCTCGCCGCCAACTCTACGGCTCATGCATCCTCGAGCAGTCAGCCTGCCACATACAGCACGCTGACGGCATCGGCTGCGCAAATGAATGCATCTCAACTTCGCGTCAGTAGTGAGGCAATGACGAGTGCCTTGGCGGTCAGCAATGGCGCTAATGACACAGCTGCGCGGCTGGGTAGCGCCAGCGAACTAGCACTCAACGTGCCTAATGTTCATGGCACTCCTGCCCCTGCTGCCGTTCCATCGGGCACCTCGCTCCCCTCCTCGATCGGTACTCCCGTATCGCATCCGGCGTGGCCATCCCAGCTCGGTCAGCAACTCGTTCAATTTGCTCAGCGAGGGGGGGAGCAACACATTCAGATGAAACTGCACCCCGCCGAACTTGGCCCGCTCTCCATTTCATTGAAAATGACCGAACACGGTGCCCAGGCGCACTTCTTATCGGCTCATGCGCAGGTTCGTCAGGTATTGGAGCAGGCGATTCCGCAACTACGCGACGCGCTGGCCGAACAAGGCATTTCACTGGGTGAAACGTCAGTGGGTGAGCAAAACGCTTCCAATGAACAAGCCTTTGCCCAGCAGGGTAATGGCGGCGGCGGGCTGATTGACGGCAACGACGTCGAAAGTAATGGGCCAACAGCCACGTTGGACAGCACGCCGGTAACCCTGGATGGACGCGTCGATCTCTATGCTTAA
- the fliJ gene encoding flagellar export protein FliJ has product MSHQQLDMLTDLARDARDQAGKLLAQERQTQQQTEAQLQSLNRYRAEYAERLQQAMRDGIDPATMYNYQQFLASLDAALSRARQALAAQQKRVQQSQQHWQQEQRKLSSYDTLASRRLLEEHRRQARHEQKASDDMVTNRLARQQSDKPL; this is encoded by the coding sequence ATGAGTCATCAACAGCTCGATATGCTGACAGACCTTGCCCGCGATGCACGCGACCAAGCCGGCAAACTGCTGGCGCAAGAGCGCCAAACTCAGCAGCAAACCGAAGCGCAGCTACAGTCGCTCAATCGCTATCGGGCGGAGTACGCCGAGCGTTTACAGCAAGCCATGCGTGACGGCATCGACCCCGCTACCATGTACAATTATCAACAGTTCTTGGCGTCACTGGATGCTGCTCTTAGCCGTGCCCGACAGGCGCTAGCGGCGCAGCAAAAGCGCGTGCAACAAAGCCAACAGCACTGGCAACAGGAGCAGCGCAAACTCTCCTCTTACGATACACTGGCCTCGCGCCGGTTATTAGAAGAGCACCGCCGACAAGCGCGTCACGAGCAGAAAGCGAGCGACGACATGGTCACTAATCGTCTGGCTCGCCAACAGTCTGACAAACCCCTTTAG
- the fliI gene encoding flagellar protein export ATPase FliI yields the protein MNHLRCPHQHRWQKALQRTTQRVGRLPYYRTSGRVVRATGMVIEVVGLRVAVGSACQIELPGADGRLNDSDKHAEAEVVGFSGDKLYLMPLEEISGLMPGARVTPLVDGNGHSARRFPVGDELLGRVLDGNGNPLDDRESVEEAPRTTLQSRPLNPLSRAPIESQIDVGIRAINALLSVGRGQRMGLFAGSGVGKSVLLGMMARYTQADVIVVGLIGERGREVQDFIDNILGPEGRRRAVVVAAPADTSPLQRLQGAAYATRIAEGFRDAGRNVLLIMDSLTRYAMAQREIALAIGEPPATKGYPPSVFAKLPGLVERAGNAERGGGSITAFYTVLTEGDDQQDPIADSARAILDGHIVLSRTLAEAGHYPAIDIEASISRAMTAIVTQEQQQKARTFKQLFSRYQRNRDLISVGAYSPGHDPRLDEAVNRFPDLERFLQQNIEECAPLEESRQALHTVVGG from the coding sequence ATGAACCATTTACGTTGCCCGCATCAGCACCGATGGCAAAAAGCTCTCCAACGCACGACTCAGCGCGTGGGAAGGCTACCGTATTACCGCACCAGCGGTCGCGTGGTGCGCGCAACGGGCATGGTGATCGAAGTAGTCGGGTTACGTGTGGCGGTTGGCAGCGCCTGCCAAATCGAACTTCCGGGCGCCGATGGCCGCCTGAACGACAGTGATAAGCATGCCGAAGCCGAAGTCGTTGGCTTCTCGGGCGATAAGCTTTACCTGATGCCGCTGGAAGAAATTTCTGGCTTGATGCCAGGCGCACGGGTGACGCCCTTGGTCGATGGCAACGGGCATAGTGCTCGTCGCTTCCCAGTCGGCGACGAACTGCTGGGGCGCGTGCTCGATGGTAACGGTAACCCGCTCGACGACCGTGAAAGCGTCGAAGAGGCACCCCGCACGACCCTGCAGTCTCGACCGCTCAACCCACTGTCTCGAGCGCCCATAGAGTCACAGATCGATGTTGGTATCCGCGCCATCAACGCACTGCTTAGCGTAGGCCGAGGCCAACGCATGGGGCTATTCGCTGGCTCTGGCGTCGGTAAATCGGTACTGCTGGGTATGATGGCACGCTATACCCAAGCCGATGTGATCGTGGTTGGCTTGATCGGCGAGCGTGGCCGCGAAGTGCAGGATTTCATCGACAATATTTTGGGTCCAGAGGGCCGTCGACGCGCCGTGGTCGTCGCCGCCCCTGCCGACACGTCGCCCCTCCAACGATTGCAGGGGGCCGCTTACGCCACGCGCATTGCCGAAGGGTTCCGCGACGCTGGGCGCAACGTGTTGCTGATCATGGACTCGCTAACGCGCTATGCCATGGCCCAGCGGGAAATCGCGCTCGCCATCGGCGAACCGCCCGCCACGAAAGGGTATCCGCCATCGGTGTTCGCCAAATTGCCTGGCTTGGTCGAGCGGGCGGGAAATGCGGAGCGAGGCGGCGGCTCGATTACGGCGTTCTATACCGTACTCACCGAGGGAGATGACCAGCAGGACCCTATCGCCGATTCGGCCAGGGCGATCTTGGATGGCCATATCGTGTTATCACGCACACTGGCCGAAGCAGGCCACTACCCTGCCATCGACATAGAAGCGTCTATCAGTCGTGCGATGACTGCCATCGTGACGCAAGAACAGCAGCAGAAAGCGCGAACGTTCAAACAACTCTTTTCACGCTATCAACGCAACCGCGATTTGATCAGCGTGGGAGCCTACAGCCCTGGGCATGACCCTCGGCTAGACGAAGCCGTCAATCGCTTTCCTGATTTAGAGCGATTTCTTCAACAAAATATCGAGGAGTGTGCGCCGCTTGAGGAGTCCCGCCAAGCCCTGCACACGGTAGTGGGAGGCTAA
- the fliH gene encoding flagellar assembly protein FliH produces the protein MSNTHAPEFDRHGDWRRWQMDELTSTRRSQFDSHGKVPNEHQRKVEAARRAAEEARVREEQERKDIYERLRKAAEEEGYQAGLARGHEEGYAQGLSEGREHAVQELNEQIRQSVTPLAALAKQFSDALERLDDTIAHDLVELALITGKQLAGEALADHPDHILAIVRELLHTEPPLVGSQRLWLNPADHELVAEHLGSELEAASWTLQPDDQLARGGCRLTSAQGELDATFESRWQSVQAQLRKRHSAPSSGA, from the coding sequence ATGTCTAATACGCATGCTCCCGAGTTTGACCGTCACGGAGATTGGCGACGTTGGCAAATGGACGAGCTGACCTCGACCCGCCGCTCACAATTCGACAGCCATGGCAAAGTGCCTAACGAACACCAGCGAAAAGTCGAGGCGGCACGGCGCGCAGCAGAGGAAGCGCGGGTACGTGAAGAGCAAGAGCGCAAAGACATTTACGAACGACTGCGCAAAGCCGCCGAAGAAGAGGGGTACCAGGCAGGGCTGGCGCGCGGACATGAAGAGGGGTATGCCCAAGGCCTTAGCGAAGGCCGCGAGCATGCCGTGCAAGAGCTCAACGAACAAATCCGCCAGAGCGTGACACCTCTGGCGGCGTTAGCTAAACAGTTCTCCGATGCTCTTGAGCGCCTTGACGACACCATTGCTCACGACCTGGTAGAGCTTGCTTTGATCACCGGCAAGCAGTTGGCAGGCGAGGCATTGGCAGACCATCCCGACCATATTCTCGCCATCGTGCGAGAGCTGCTGCACACCGAGCCTCCGCTCGTTGGCAGCCAACGGCTATGGCTCAACCCCGCTGACCATGAACTCGTCGCTGAGCACTTAGGCAGCGAGCTAGAAGCGGCCAGTTGGACGCTGCAGCCGGATGACCAGCTGGCACGTGGCGGCTGTCGCTTGACCAGCGCCCAGGGCGAATTGGATGCCACGTTCGAAAGCCGTTGGCAGAGCGTCCAAGCTCAGCTCCGTAAGCGCCACAGCGCGCCATCATCGGGAGCATAA